GAGTTCTTCAATGGATTAAAGCAAGGTAAGATTGTAGGTAGTAAGTGTTCAAAGTGCGGTAAGGTTTACGTTCCCGCTAGGTTTTACTGTGAGGATTGCTTCGTTAAGATCGATAACTACGTTGAAGTTGATAAGGGCTCTGCATACGTAGATTCTTATACCGTAATTTATAAGGACGATGAAGGACATGTGTTGGAGAAGCCGGTTTACATAGCGTTAATTAGGTTTCCAAATACTGTAGGAGGACTACTGTGCTATGCAGAAGGTAACGTTAGGATTGGTGCAAAAGTAAGGATAACAAACTTTGACTGGCCATTAAGAGTGATGGTAGAATAACTAAAGAAAAACTTGCTTTTTTATTTTCTAGTTCAAGGTATACATGAGGAAATTTATGGCGTACTGCTTGGCCACTTCCTCCAATCACCGAATTTCTTATCGTATTCAGGGCAACCTCTTCTATAATTAAATCCTCCTATCCAGTTCACGTTAACGAATGTGTTAAAGAAGAATTTCTCTCTACTGTTAGGCTCTTTAACATAATTCTGTAGTTCTTTAATTGCTCTCATCATCTCTTCCTTACTATTAAAGTACAGAATTATTACCCCCTTTGATAGTAAACTTACGGGGAATGGAAAGAAACCGTACTTTGCAACATAGTCCTTTATTTTGTCAATGAAATCCCCAACGGGAACGTTAAGTGATGATATAGGGATTCCCAGTTTATAACAATGCAGAGAATTTACGTGTTGGACACCATTCTCGTAGGCAAACCAACAATCCCTACATTTATCCCAACCGTTTATATGCTTCCACACTTTAAAACACCGAAAATTTCAGTCCGTTACTTTAAATGTCTCTACTTCAGCGTTGTCGTTAAATCTAACGTAAAATTTGAACTCATTTCCGCCACTTTTTGCAATACATGTCCTACCCTTATAGAAATTTCCATTAATTGTAATTTCATCAATCTTCTTCCATCCGGTCCTATTTTTAACTTCCTTTAGCATATTTTTAAACTCAGTAGCACAGACGTCAC
This genomic interval from Acidianus sp. HS-5 contains the following:
- a CDS encoding Zn-ribbon domain-containing OB-fold protein, producing the protein MSWDKSVKEIKWNDVMETERYEYTVGPAGEEFFNGLKQGKIVGSKCSKCGKVYVPARFYCEDCFVKIDNYVEVDKGSAYVDSYTVIYKDDEGHVLEKPVYIALIRFPNTVGGLLCYAEGNVRIGAKVRITNFDWPLRVMVE
- a CDS encoding TA0938 family protein encodes the protein MKIQVNGSKAGDKESGCALCGATWGDYYEEIDGERLFFCCDVCATEFKNMLKEVKNRTGWKKIDEITINGNFYKGRTCIAKSGGNEFKFYVRFNDNAEVETFKVTD